Proteins encoded within one genomic window of uncultured Draconibacterium sp.:
- a CDS encoding RNA polymerase sigma factor RpoD/SigA, which translates to MRQLKITKSITNRESASLDKYLQEIGKEELITVEEEVELAQRIKKGDQAALEKLTRANLRFVVSVAKQYQNQGLSLPDLINEGNLGLIKAAEKFDETRGFKFISYAVWWIRQSILQALAEQSRIVRLPLNQVGSLNKINKAYSKFEQEHERKPSPEELAETLELPADKVSDTLRVSGRHVSVDAPFVDGEDNSLLDVLVNNDSPNADKSLINESLAREIFRALATLTERESDIIKLFFGIGCQEMTLEEIGERFGLTRERVRQIKEKAIRRLRHTSRSKLLKSYLG; encoded by the coding sequence ATGAGACAACTAAAGATCACAAAGTCAATCACTAACCGTGAAAGTGCCTCTTTAGATAAGTATTTGCAGGAAATTGGTAAAGAAGAGCTGATTACTGTAGAGGAGGAAGTGGAGTTAGCACAGCGGATTAAAAAAGGCGATCAGGCGGCTTTGGAGAAATTAACAAGAGCAAACCTTCGATTTGTAGTATCGGTGGCAAAGCAGTACCAAAATCAGGGACTCAGCTTACCCGATTTAATTAACGAAGGAAACCTTGGTTTGATTAAAGCAGCCGAAAAGTTCGACGAAACCCGCGGTTTTAAGTTCATTTCTTACGCAGTATGGTGGATTCGCCAATCTATTCTTCAAGCGCTTGCTGAGCAGTCGCGTATCGTTCGTTTGCCCCTGAACCAGGTAGGTTCCCTGAATAAGATCAATAAGGCTTATTCAAAATTTGAGCAAGAACACGAACGTAAACCGTCGCCTGAAGAGTTAGCTGAAACATTAGAGCTGCCTGCAGATAAGGTTTCTGATACATTAAGAGTATCGGGAAGACATGTATCGGTTGATGCACCATTTGTTGATGGTGAAGATAACAGTCTGTTGGACGTATTGGTGAACAACGATTCGCCAAATGCCGACAAAAGCCTTATCAACGAATCTTTGGCTAGAGAAATTTTCCGCGCATTAGCTACTTTGACTGAGCGAGAAAGTGACATCATTAAACTATTTTTTGGCATAGGGTGCCAGGAAATGACATTGGAGGAAATCGGTGAACGATTTGGATTAACCCGCGAAAGGGTAAGGCAGATAAAAGAAAAGGCTATCAGACGATTAAGACATACATCGCGTAGCAAATTATTAAAATCATATCTGGGCTAA
- a CDS encoding cation:proton antiporter: protein MSAYLFLIGLCVIIIFSFFTNMFSRKTNVPSVLILILLGVGVQELMTYFEMEPDYFWALEVLGIVGLIMIVLEAALDLELKKENWPIIWKSFTIASLSLGLTAVSIAFLIQFFIPEINFLPALVYALPLSIMSSAIIIPSVANLTKYKREFLIYESTFSDILGIMVFYMIVENLNVEGMRQLSFAIGSNIVLTLVISVVLCYGLLYIIQNIKGDAKFFLFLAVLVLLYAVGKMFHLSSLIIILMFGLLLRNYKVLLFGRLREWLSDSKIDGLFDQFKMITKETAFLVRTFFFVVFGMTLPLASLFSWKVWLISVIFLAVTYVLRFGLFYVIERKDTLPQTFIAPKGLITVLLFFAIPESLKAEKFEGAVLFVVIIATSLIMAWALIATKSKNTKDGGDEETEGSDKGEKPDFIEMPID, encoded by the coding sequence ATGAGTGCATACCTCTTTTTGATTGGCCTCTGTGTCATTATCATATTTTCCTTTTTCACAAATATGTTTTCGCGGAAAACCAACGTGCCTAGTGTGTTGATTTTAATACTGCTGGGTGTTGGTGTGCAGGAATTAATGACCTACTTTGAAATGGAGCCTGATTATTTCTGGGCGCTCGAAGTATTGGGAATTGTTGGGTTGATTATGATCGTGCTTGAAGCTGCTCTCGATCTTGAACTAAAGAAAGAGAACTGGCCAATAATATGGAAATCGTTTACCATTGCTTCTTTATCGTTGGGGTTAACAGCGGTTTCTATCGCATTTCTTATCCAGTTTTTTATTCCAGAAATCAATTTCCTGCCGGCACTGGTTTATGCGCTGCCACTATCTATAATGAGCAGTGCGATCATTATTCCAAGTGTTGCCAATCTTACAAAATACAAGCGGGAGTTTCTGATTTACGAAAGTACTTTCTCTGATATTCTGGGCATTATGGTTTTTTACATGATTGTTGAAAACCTGAATGTTGAAGGCATGCGCCAGCTTAGTTTTGCTATTGGAAGCAATATTGTGCTTACGCTGGTGATTTCGGTGGTGCTATGTTACGGTTTGCTTTACATCATCCAAAATATTAAAGGCGACGCAAAATTCTTTTTGTTTCTGGCAGTGCTGGTTTTGCTTTATGCCGTTGGAAAAATGTTTCACTTGTCATCATTGATAATAATTTTGATGTTCGGTTTACTGCTGCGTAATTATAAAGTTTTGCTTTTCGGAAGACTACGGGAGTGGTTAAGCGACTCTAAAATCGATGGTCTTTTCGATCAGTTTAAAATGATTACCAAAGAAACAGCCTTTTTGGTACGCACCTTCTTCTTTGTAGTTTTTGGAATGACTTTGCCACTGGCTTCGTTATTTAGCTGGAAAGTTTGGCTGATCAGCGTAATCTTCCTGGCTGTTACTTACGTTTTACGATTTGGCTTATTCTACGTAATCGAACGAAAAGATACGCTGCCACAAACCTTTATCGCACCAAAGGGATTAATTACGGTACTTTTGTTTTTTGCTATTCCCGAATCGTTAAAAGCCGAGAAATTTGAAGGTGCTGTATTGTTTGTTGTAATTATTGCCACCAGTTTAATTATGGCGTGGGCTTTAATTGCTACCAAAAGTAAGAATACAAAAGATGGGGGAGATGAAGAAACTGAGGGGAGTGATAAGGGAGAAAAGCCTGATTTTATAGAGATGCCAATTGACTAA
- a CDS encoding L-rhamnose mutarotase, with amino-acid sequence MKYKRYCKTLKLEDNQELIEQYKQVHAPGAVWPEVTQSMRDVGIIDMEIYLLGNQLFMIMDTVPDFDHDAAMSELANKPRQAEWEAYVSQFQQTSETATADEKWQLMERIYKLGN; translated from the coding sequence ATGAAGTACAAACGTTACTGTAAAACGTTGAAATTGGAAGACAATCAGGAATTGATTGAGCAGTATAAACAAGTTCATGCACCGGGTGCGGTTTGGCCGGAGGTTACTCAAAGCATGCGTGATGTTGGAATTATTGATATGGAAATCTACCTGTTGGGGAACCAGTTGTTTATGATTATGGATACGGTTCCTGATTTTGACCATGATGCCGCAATGAGTGAGTTGGCCAACAAACCGCGTCAGGCCGAATGGGAAGCTTATGTGTCGCAATTTCAGCAAACTTCCGAAACGGCAACGGCTGATGAAAAATGGCAATTAATGGAGCGAATTTATAAATTGGGAAATTAA
- the fucP gene encoding L-fucose:H+ symporter permease produces the protein MNKTKSIVVDKKILVPFILITSLFALWGFANDLTNPMVAAFQTVMEISNAKAAMVQFAFYGGYATMAIPAALIIKRYSYKTGIIIGLALYAVGALLFFPAAQFEIFGFFLVSLYILTFGLAFLETTSNPYILSMGDPKTATRRLNLAQSFNPMGSILGMTVASKLILSSLESDKRDAAGNLIFDTLNASEKAAIRTNDLTVIRDPYVILGFVVIVMLIVIAVSKMPKRESADHEIHPWHSAKRLFRNKIYREGVIAQVFYVGTQIMCWTFIIQYADNLGIPKAQAQNYNIIAMAIFISSRFISTFLMKYLNARYMLLLFAIGGMCTTAGVILIQGMMGLYLLIATSAFMSLMFPTIYGIALEDVGDDATLGAAGLVMAIVGGALMPPLQGYIIDQGTIGPLPAVNFSFVLPFICFVVIAIYGKRTYNAFKKAQ, from the coding sequence ATGAACAAAACTAAATCAATTGTGGTGGACAAGAAAATTCTTGTTCCGTTTATACTTATAACCAGTTTATTTGCACTTTGGGGATTTGCTAATGATCTGACGAATCCGATGGTGGCCGCATTTCAAACGGTTATGGAAATTTCCAATGCAAAAGCGGCTATGGTGCAGTTTGCATTTTATGGCGGATACGCTACTATGGCCATTCCGGCAGCACTAATTATTAAACGATATTCCTATAAAACCGGAATTATTATTGGTCTGGCTTTATATGCTGTTGGTGCTTTGTTATTCTTTCCGGCTGCTCAATTCGAGATTTTTGGGTTTTTCCTGGTGTCGCTATACATACTAACTTTTGGTTTAGCTTTTCTGGAAACCACTTCCAATCCGTATATTTTATCGATGGGCGACCCCAAAACCGCAACACGTCGTTTAAATCTGGCACAATCGTTTAATCCTATGGGATCGATTTTGGGGATGACTGTGGCTTCAAAACTCATTCTGTCGTCGTTAGAATCGGATAAACGAGACGCTGCCGGGAACCTGATTTTCGACACATTGAATGCATCGGAAAAAGCTGCAATTCGTACCAACGACCTGACAGTAATACGCGATCCGTATGTAATCCTTGGATTTGTGGTAATTGTTATGCTAATAGTAATTGCAGTTTCAAAAATGCCCAAACGTGAAAGTGCCGATCATGAAATTCATCCGTGGCATTCGGCAAAACGGTTATTCCGGAATAAAATATACCGGGAAGGTGTAATCGCACAGGTATTTTACGTGGGAACGCAAATTATGTGCTGGACGTTCATTATTCAGTATGCCGATAACCTCGGAATTCCAAAAGCACAGGCTCAGAATTACAATATTATTGCGATGGCGATTTTTATAAGCAGTCGTTTCATCAGCACCTTTTTAATGAAATATCTGAATGCCCGTTATATGTTGTTGCTTTTTGCCATCGGGGGAATGTGTACAACCGCAGGTGTAATTCTTATTCAGGGAATGATGGGATTGTATTTACTGATCGCCACGTCGGCCTTTATGTCGCTGATGTTTCCAACCATTTACGGAATTGCACTGGAAGACGTTGGCGACGATGCAACACTCGGAGCTGCAGGTTTAGTAATGGCCATTGTTGGTGGAGCGTTAATGCCACCACTTCAGGGGTATATAATAGACCAGGGAACTATCGGGCCACTTCCGGCGGTGAATTTTTCGTTTGTGTTGCCCTTTATTTGTTTTGTTGTAATCGCAATTTATGGCAAACGAACTTATAACGCATTTAAAAAGGCACAATAA
- a CDS encoding mannose-1-phosphate guanylyltransferase: MKNLYTLIMAGGSGTRFWPRSKTVKPKQYLNIFGDQSLLQDTIERFATFTKEENIYIVSSATQAKVLEEQTPMLPKENLIYEPIGRNTLPCIGLAAMYAERENPDGVMVVSPSDHLITNNALFEDTVLAAAKIANERDGIITLGITPTYPATGYGYVKTAEDITGDEKIKQFKVERFVEKPDETTATDYLKQGGFYWNSGLFVFKVSVFLKAVEEFAPELYADLRKIQADFGNPNYPETLDTIYRAVESISVDYGIMEHAKNIYLVEGNFDWNDLGSWESVYQTDKKDENGNAGMGEAIFLDSKNSYVSTDDGLVAVVGLDDVIVVRDGNTTLVCKRDNAEDIKKIVEQLKAENKLKYL, from the coding sequence ATGAAAAATCTGTATACCCTAATCATGGCGGGAGGCTCGGGAACACGATTCTGGCCGCGCAGTAAAACAGTAAAACCAAAACAATACCTGAATATATTTGGTGATCAATCGCTTCTTCAGGACACAATTGAGCGATTCGCTACTTTTACAAAAGAGGAAAATATCTACATCGTTTCAAGTGCAACCCAGGCAAAAGTGCTGGAGGAACAAACTCCGATGTTACCCAAAGAAAACCTGATTTACGAGCCAATTGGCAGAAATACTTTGCCATGTATTGGTTTGGCGGCAATGTATGCCGAGCGCGAGAATCCGGATGGCGTGATGGTTGTTTCTCCATCGGATCATTTGATTACCAATAATGCTCTGTTTGAGGATACCGTTTTGGCTGCTGCTAAAATTGCTAACGAACGCGATGGTATTATTACGCTTGGAATTACGCCGACCTATCCGGCAACAGGTTACGGTTATGTAAAAACGGCCGAGGATATTACCGGCGACGAAAAGATAAAGCAGTTTAAAGTTGAACGTTTTGTGGAAAAACCGGATGAAACTACTGCAACAGATTACCTGAAACAAGGTGGTTTTTACTGGAACAGCGGATTATTTGTTTTCAAAGTATCAGTTTTTCTGAAAGCGGTTGAAGAGTTTGCCCCGGAGTTATATGCTGATTTGCGTAAAATTCAGGCTGATTTTGGCAATCCGAATTATCCTGAGACTTTGGATACCATTTACCGCGCTGTTGAAAGTATTTCGGTTGATTATGGCATTATGGAGCACGCCAAAAATATTTACCTGGTTGAAGGAAATTTCGACTGGAATGACCTCGGCAGTTGGGAGTCGGTTTATCAGACCGATAAAAAAGATGAAAATGGCAATGCCGGAATGGGAGAGGCGATCTTTTTGGATTCTAAAAATTCCTACGTTTCTACCGACGACGGTTTGGTTGCCGTGGTTGGCCTCGACGATGTAATTGTTGTGCGCGACGGAAATACCACTTTGGTTTGTAAGCGCGATAATGCCGAGGACATTAAAAAAATTGTTGAACAATTAAAAGCTGAGAATAAGTTGAAGTACCTATAA
- the buk gene encoding butyrate kinase: MHQVLAINPGSTSTKFAVYNEKECVFTKNIRHPLEQLLRYKNIVDQFAFRKGVIIEALVEEGIEVDAIKFIIGRGGLTYPLESGVYRVNNLMLDHLREGIMGHHASNLGGMLADYIALQIPNAKAFIADPVVTDEMDDVARFAGHPRFERQSIFHALNQKATARLHAKKMVKNYNDMRLIVAHLGGGISVGAHKNGRVVDVNNALDGEGAFSPERSGTLPVGQVIDLCLNGKSSQEQMRRMVVGEGGFVAYLGTNDALEVEKRVEKGDEKAKLVQEALFYQVSKMIGEMAVVLEGKVDGILLTGGLAYNKQLEAYIRNKAGFISEVFVYPGEDELEALAKNALRVANGEIEAKEYNPVRE; the protein is encoded by the coding sequence ATGCACCAGGTTCTTGCCATAAATCCGGGTTCTACCTCCACTAAATTTGCTGTTTATAACGAAAAGGAATGTGTTTTTACCAAAAACATTCGGCATCCGCTCGAGCAACTGTTACGATATAAGAATATTGTCGATCAGTTTGCTTTCCGAAAAGGGGTAATCATTGAAGCTTTGGTAGAAGAGGGAATTGAAGTGGATGCCATAAAATTCATCATTGGCCGCGGTGGTCTGACTTATCCTTTGGAATCGGGCGTTTACCGCGTTAATAATTTGATGCTCGATCATTTACGCGAAGGTATAATGGGACATCATGCCAGTAATTTAGGCGGTATGCTGGCCGATTATATTGCTTTGCAAATTCCAAATGCAAAAGCTTTTATTGCTGATCCGGTGGTAACCGATGAAATGGATGATGTGGCACGTTTTGCCGGACATCCGCGTTTTGAACGGCAGTCGATTTTTCATGCTTTAAACCAAAAAGCAACGGCGCGTTTGCACGCCAAAAAAATGGTAAAAAACTACAACGACATGCGTTTGATTGTTGCACACCTAGGAGGTGGAATTTCAGTTGGAGCGCACAAAAACGGTCGTGTTGTAGACGTCAATAATGCGCTCGACGGGGAAGGTGCTTTTAGCCCCGAACGCTCGGGAACGCTGCCAGTCGGTCAAGTAATTGATCTGTGTCTTAACGGCAAATCTTCGCAGGAGCAAATGCGCAGAATGGTTGTTGGCGAAGGTGGTTTTGTAGCCTACCTGGGCACAAACGACGCTTTGGAAGTGGAAAAACGCGTGGAAAAAGGTGATGAAAAAGCAAAGCTCGTTCAGGAAGCGCTATTCTACCAGGTATCAAAAATGATCGGAGAAATGGCGGTTGTACTCGAAGGAAAAGTTGACGGTATTTTATTAACCGGTGGTTTGGCTTATAACAAACAACTGGAGGCTTACATTCGGAATAAAGCAGGTTTTATTTCAGAAGTGTTTGTTTACCCGGGAGAAGATGAACTGGAAGCACTGGCGAAGAATGCACTTCGTGTTGCCAATGGCGAAATTGAGGCCAAAGAATACAATCCGGTCCGGGAATAA
- a CDS encoding phosphate acyltransferase, with the protein MSINNFAELLEVVKKQPPKRVVAVNGVDVSTLEAMHDAVELGFVIPIITGDRTIIEESCKKLGIDISDYQIYDAKSIREATDKAVELIHEDKADVLMKGMVSTDKFMRALLRKENNLVPTKGTLSHVSVMDNPNYHKLLVFSDAAVLPYPDLKQKILMTNYLICAAKSLGVEQPKVAVIAPTEQIIISIQSCMDGATIAKMSEHGQIEGGLVDGPMALDVAINAESAEVKGFTSPVAGDADCLLFPNIDAANVFYKTNSKLAKAEMSGIIAGAKVPAVVSSRGDSRKTKLNSVALASIVSYQISNT; encoded by the coding sequence ATGAGTATAAACAATTTTGCAGAACTTCTTGAAGTTGTAAAAAAGCAACCTCCGAAACGCGTTGTAGCGGTAAACGGTGTTGATGTAAGTACGTTGGAAGCTATGCACGATGCGGTTGAACTGGGGTTTGTAATTCCTATAATAACCGGCGACCGGACGATTATTGAAGAGTCGTGCAAAAAGTTGGGTATCGATATTTCGGATTATCAGATCTACGATGCAAAATCCATCCGCGAAGCTACCGACAAAGCTGTAGAACTTATTCATGAAGACAAAGCCGATGTGTTGATGAAAGGAATGGTTTCGACCGATAAATTTATGCGTGCTTTGCTACGAAAGGAAAACAACCTGGTTCCAACAAAAGGAACATTGAGCCATGTTTCGGTGATGGATAATCCAAATTACCACAAATTACTTGTTTTTAGCGATGCGGCTGTGTTGCCTTACCCCGATCTTAAGCAAAAGATTTTAATGACCAATTACCTCATTTGTGCAGCAAAATCGTTGGGTGTTGAGCAGCCAAAAGTGGCGGTAATTGCACCTACCGAGCAAATTATTATTTCTATTCAATCGTGTATGGATGGCGCTACAATAGCCAAAATGTCGGAGCACGGCCAAATCGAAGGAGGTTTGGTTGATGGCCCCATGGCACTTGATGTTGCTATTAATGCCGAGTCGGCCGAAGTAAAAGGTTTTACCTCGCCGGTTGCCGGCGATGCTGATTGTTTGCTTTTCCCGAATATTGATGCGGCCAATGTTTTTTACAAAACAAACTCAAAACTGGCTAAAGCCGAAATGTCGGGAATTATTGCCGGAGCGAAAGTCCCTGCTGTGGTATCATCGCGCGGCGATAGTAGAAAAACAAAGTTGAATTCTGTGGCACTTGCATCAATTGTAAGTTACCAGATTAGTAATACCTAA